A genome region from Glycine max cultivar Williams 82 chromosome 5, Glycine_max_v4.0, whole genome shotgun sequence includes the following:
- the LOC100780462 gene encoding actin-related protein 3 has translation MDPSTSRPAVVIDNGSGYTKMGFAGNVEPCFNVPTVVAINESFLNQSRNSSKGNWVAQHNAGVMADLDFFIGDEALSKSRSSSTYNLSYPIQHGQVENWDAMERFWQQCIFNYLRCDPEDHYFLLTESPLTSPESREYTGEIMFETFNVPGLYIGVNSVLALAAGYTTSKCEMTGVVVDVGDGAAHVVPVADGYVIGSSIKSIPISGKDITLFVQQLMRERGENVPPEDSFEVARKVKEMYCYTCSDIVKEFNKHDKEPAKYIKHWRGIKPKTGAPYSCDIGYERFLGPEIFFNPEIYGSDFTTPLPVVIDKCIQSAPIDTRRSLYKNVVLSGGSTMFKDFHRRLQRDLKKIVDARVLLSEARLNGEIKSQPVEVNVLSNPIQRYAVWFGGSVLASTPDFFTACHTKAEYEEYGASICRTNPVFKGMY, from the exons ATGGATCCCTCTACTTCTCGTCCAGCTGTAGTCATCGATAATGGCTCCGG TTATACTAAGATGGGGTTTGCTGGTAATGTTGAGCCATGTTTTAATGTTCCGACAGTGGTTGCAATTAACGAGTCCTTTCTTAATCAATCGAGGAATTCCTCTAAAGGCAATTGGGTTGCCCAGCACAATGCTGGCGTAATGGCAGATCTTGATTTCTTCATTGGGGATGAGGCCCTCTCCAAATCTCGATCTAGCAGCACTTATAATCTCAGCTACCCAATTCAGCATGGCCAGGTTGAGAATTGGGATGCCATGGAGCGCTTCTGGCAGCAGTGCATATTCAACTATTTGAGGTGTGATCCAGAGGATCACTATTTTCTCTTGACGGAGAGTCCATTGACTTCGCCAGAGAGTCGCGAGTATACTGGGGAAATCATGTTTGAGACGTTTAACGTACCTGGACTTTACATTGGTGTGAATTCTGTGCTTGCTCTTGCAGCTGGTTACACAACATCTAAG TGCGAGATGACTGGAGTTGTAGTGGATGTTGGAGATGGGGCTGCTCATGTTGTACCTGTTGCAGACGGCTATGTTATTGGCAGTAGCATCAAATCGATTCCCATTTCTGGAAAGGATATTACTCTTTTTGTGCAGCAGCTTATGCGG GAAAGAGGAGAAAATGTACCACCAGAAGACTCTTTTGAAGTGGCACGGAAAGTGAAGGAAATGTATTGCTACACCTGCTCTGACATTGTGAAG GAATTTAATAAGCATGACAAAGAGCCAGCCAAGTATATCAAGCACTGGAGAGGTATTAAACCAAAGACGGGGGCACCATATTCCTGTGATATTGGCTATGAACGATTTCTTGGCCCTGAG ATTTTCTTTAATCCTGAGATATATGGCAGTGACTTTACCACCCCTTTGCCAGTTGTAATAGACAAGTGCATTCAGTCTGCGCCAATTGACACAAGGAGATCATTATACAAG AATGTAGTGTTGTCTGGAGGTTCAACCATGTTCAAGGATTTTCACAGGAGGTTGCAACGtgatctaaaaaaaatagtggatGCTCGTGTCCTTTTATCTGAAGCGCGCTTGAATGGGGAGATAAAA TCGCAGCCAGTGGAGGTAAATGTACTCAGCAATCCAATCCAGAGATATGCAGTTTGGTTTGGAGGATCAGTGCTTGCGTCAACACCTGATTTTTTTACG GCTTGTCATACAAAGGCAGAATATGAGGAGTATGGAGCAAGCATTTGCCGGACAAATCCTGTTTTCAAGGGAATGtattaa